The following are encoded in a window of Bos indicus x Bos taurus breed Angus x Brahman F1 hybrid chromosome 4, Bos_hybrid_MaternalHap_v2.0, whole genome shotgun sequence genomic DNA:
- the TRPV6 gene encoding transient receptor potential cation channel subfamily V member 6 isoform X1 has protein sequence MGLPLPKEKGHILCLWRKLCRWFQRQEPWAQRRDEQNLLQQRRIWESPLLLAAKENDIQALSKLLKYEACDVHQKGAMGETALHVAALYDNLEAATVLMEAAPELVKEPMTSELYEGQTALHIAVMNRNVNLVKALLAHGASVSARAIGSAFRLTPHNLIYFGEHPLSFAACMGSEEIVRLLIKHGADIRAQDSLGNTVLHILVLQPNKTFACQMYNLLLSYDRRGDHLQSLDLMLNHQGLTPFKLAGVEGNTVMFQNLVQKQKYIQWTCGPLTSTLYDLTEIDSSGEELSLLELIVTSKKREARQILDQTPVKELVTLKWKRYGRPYFCVLAAMYLLYIVCFTMCCVYRPLKPRTDNETDPRDNTIWEQKPLQEAYVTHQDHLRLVGELVSIFGAVIILFIEITDIFRVGLSRVFGQTILGGPFHVLFITYSCMVLVTMVMRLTNTSGEVVPMSFALVLGWCSVMYFARGFQMLGPFTIMIQKMIFGDLMRFCWLMAVVILGFASAFFIIFQTEDPNELGHFYSYPMALFSTFELFLTIIDGPANYDVDLPFMYSITYAAFAIIAALLMLNLLIAMMGDTHWRVAHERDELWRAQVVATTVMLEKKLPRCLWPRSGICGHKFGLGDRWFLRVEEKQDINQQRVRRYAQAFCHPGSEDDTERLWLGGPFGTHLSLLTPSVSRSTSRSSINWERLRQGTLKRELRGVVNKALEDGEGWEYQI, from the exons ATGGGGTTGCCACTGCCCAAGGAGAAGGGGCACATTCTCTGCCTGTGGAGGAAGCTCTGCAGATGGTTCCAGAGGCAGGAGCCATGGGCCCAGAGGCGGGATGAGCAGAACCTGCTGCAGCAGAGGAG GATCTGGGAGTCTCCGCTCTTGCTAGCCGCCAAAGAGAACGACATCCAGGCTCTGAGCAAGCTGCTCAAGTATGAGGCCTGTGACGTCCACCAGAAAG GAGCCATGGGGGAGACGGCACTGCACGTGGCCGCCCTCTATGACAACCTGGAGGCTGCCACGGTGCTGATGGAGGCTGCCCCGGAGCTGGTCAAGGAGCCCATGACATCTGAACTGTATGAAG GTCAGACGGCCCTGCACATAGCAGTCATGAACCGGAACGTGAACCTCGTGAAAGCCCTGCTGGCTCATGGGGCCAGCGTCTCTGCGAGGGCTATAGGCTCCGCCTTCCGCCTCACTCCTCACAACCTCATCTACTTTG GGGAGCACCCTCTGTCCTTTGCCGCCTGCATGGGCAGCGAGGAGATTGTGAGGCTGCTCATTAAGCACGGTGCTGACATCCGGGCCCAGGACTCCCTGG GAAACACAGTGTTGCACATCCTCGTCCTCCAGCCCAACAAAACCTTTGCCTGCCAGATGTACAACCTGCTGCTGTCCTACGACAGGCGAGGGGACCACCTGCAGTCCCTGGACCTCATGCTCAATCACCAGGGCCTCACCCCCTTCAAGCTGGCCGGAGTGGAGGGCAACACTGTG ATGTTCCAGAACCTGGTGCAGAAGCAGAAGTACATCCAGTGGACATGTGGACCGCTGACCTCTACTCTCTATGACCTCACGGAAATCGACTCCTCAGGGGAGGAGCTATCCCTGCTGGAACTTATCGTCACCTCCAAGAAGCGGGAG GCTCGCCAGATCCTAGACCAGACGCCAGTGAAGGAGCTGGTGACCCTCAAGTGGAAGAGATATGGGCGGCCGTACTTCTGCGTGCTGGCAGCCATGTACCTGCTGTACATCGTCTGCTTCACCATGTGCTGTGTGTACCGCCCCCTCAAGCCCAGGACTGACAATGAAACTGACCCCCGGGACAACACCATCTGGGAGCAGAAGCCACTTCAG GAGGCCTATGTGACCCACCAGGACCACCTCCGACTGGTGGGGGAGCTGGTGAGCATCTTTGGAGCTGTCATCATCCTGTTCATAGAG ATTACAGACATTTTCCGAGTGGGGCTCAGTCGCGTCTTCGGACAGACCATACTCGGAGGACCATTCCACGTCCTCTT CATCACCTATTCCTGCATGGTGCTGGTGACCATGGTGATGCGGCTCACCAACACCAGCGGGGAGGTGGTACCCATGTCCTTCGCCCTGGTGCTGGGCTGGTGCAGCGTCATGTACTTTGCGCGAGGATTCCAGATGCTGGGCCCCTTCACCATCATGATCCAGAAG ATGATTTTTGGCGATCTGATGAGATTCTGCTGGCTGATGGCCGTGGTCATCCTGGGCTTTGCCTCGG CCTTCTTTATCATCTTCCAGACAGAGGACCCCAATGAGCTGGGCCATTTCTACAGTTACCCCATGGCACTGTTCAGCACCTTTGAGCTGTTCCTCACCATCATCGACGGCCCCGCCAACTACGACGTGGATCTGCCCTTCATGTACAGCATCACCTACGCTGCCTTCGCCATCATCGCTGCTTTGCTCATGCTCAACCTCCTCATCGCTATGATGGGTGACACTCACTGGCGTGTAGCCCACGAGCGGGATGAGCTCTGGAGAGCGCAG gttGTAGCCACcactgtgatgctagagaagaagCTGCCACGTTGCCTGTGGCCTCGCTCGGGGATCTGTGGGCACAAGTTTGGGCTGGGGGACCGCTGGTTCCTGCG ggTGGAAGAGAAACAGGATATCAACCAGCAGCGTGTCCGGCGCTATGCCCAGGCCTTCTGCCACCCAGGCTCGGAGGACGACACGGAAAGACTGTGGCTGGGCGGCCCCTTTGGCACCCACCTGTCGCTTCTTACCCCCTCAGTGTCTCGAAGTACCTCCCGCAGCAGCATCAACTGGGAGAGGCTGCGGCAAGGGACCCTGAAGAGAGAGCTGAGGGGGGTGGTCAACAAGGCTCTGGAGGACGGGGAGGGCTGGGAGTACCAGATCTGA
- the TRPV6 gene encoding transient receptor potential cation channel subfamily V member 6 isoform X2, protein MTRIWESPLLLAAKENDIQALSKLLKYEACDVHQKGAMGETALHVAALYDNLEAATVLMEAAPELVKEPMTSELYEGQTALHIAVMNRNVNLVKALLAHGASVSARAIGSAFRLTPHNLIYFGEHPLSFAACMGSEEIVRLLIKHGADIRAQDSLGNTVLHILVLQPNKTFACQMYNLLLSYDRRGDHLQSLDLMLNHQGLTPFKLAGVEGNTVMFQNLVQKQKYIQWTCGPLTSTLYDLTEIDSSGEELSLLELIVTSKKREARQILDQTPVKELVTLKWKRYGRPYFCVLAAMYLLYIVCFTMCCVYRPLKPRTDNETDPRDNTIWEQKPLQEAYVTHQDHLRLVGELVSIFGAVIILFIEITDIFRVGLSRVFGQTILGGPFHVLFITYSCMVLVTMVMRLTNTSGEVVPMSFALVLGWCSVMYFARGFQMLGPFTIMIQKMIFGDLMRFCWLMAVVILGFASAFFIIFQTEDPNELGHFYSYPMALFSTFELFLTIIDGPANYDVDLPFMYSITYAAFAIIAALLMLNLLIAMMGDTHWRVAHERDELWRAQVVATTVMLEKKLPRCLWPRSGICGHKFGLGDRWFLRVEEKQDINQQRVRRYAQAFCHPGSEDDTERLWLGGPFGTHLSLLTPSVSRSTSRSSINWERLRQGTLKRELRGVVNKALEDGEGWEYQI, encoded by the exons ATGACCAG GATCTGGGAGTCTCCGCTCTTGCTAGCCGCCAAAGAGAACGACATCCAGGCTCTGAGCAAGCTGCTCAAGTATGAGGCCTGTGACGTCCACCAGAAAG GAGCCATGGGGGAGACGGCACTGCACGTGGCCGCCCTCTATGACAACCTGGAGGCTGCCACGGTGCTGATGGAGGCTGCCCCGGAGCTGGTCAAGGAGCCCATGACATCTGAACTGTATGAAG GTCAGACGGCCCTGCACATAGCAGTCATGAACCGGAACGTGAACCTCGTGAAAGCCCTGCTGGCTCATGGGGCCAGCGTCTCTGCGAGGGCTATAGGCTCCGCCTTCCGCCTCACTCCTCACAACCTCATCTACTTTG GGGAGCACCCTCTGTCCTTTGCCGCCTGCATGGGCAGCGAGGAGATTGTGAGGCTGCTCATTAAGCACGGTGCTGACATCCGGGCCCAGGACTCCCTGG GAAACACAGTGTTGCACATCCTCGTCCTCCAGCCCAACAAAACCTTTGCCTGCCAGATGTACAACCTGCTGCTGTCCTACGACAGGCGAGGGGACCACCTGCAGTCCCTGGACCTCATGCTCAATCACCAGGGCCTCACCCCCTTCAAGCTGGCCGGAGTGGAGGGCAACACTGTG ATGTTCCAGAACCTGGTGCAGAAGCAGAAGTACATCCAGTGGACATGTGGACCGCTGACCTCTACTCTCTATGACCTCACGGAAATCGACTCCTCAGGGGAGGAGCTATCCCTGCTGGAACTTATCGTCACCTCCAAGAAGCGGGAG GCTCGCCAGATCCTAGACCAGACGCCAGTGAAGGAGCTGGTGACCCTCAAGTGGAAGAGATATGGGCGGCCGTACTTCTGCGTGCTGGCAGCCATGTACCTGCTGTACATCGTCTGCTTCACCATGTGCTGTGTGTACCGCCCCCTCAAGCCCAGGACTGACAATGAAACTGACCCCCGGGACAACACCATCTGGGAGCAGAAGCCACTTCAG GAGGCCTATGTGACCCACCAGGACCACCTCCGACTGGTGGGGGAGCTGGTGAGCATCTTTGGAGCTGTCATCATCCTGTTCATAGAG ATTACAGACATTTTCCGAGTGGGGCTCAGTCGCGTCTTCGGACAGACCATACTCGGAGGACCATTCCACGTCCTCTT CATCACCTATTCCTGCATGGTGCTGGTGACCATGGTGATGCGGCTCACCAACACCAGCGGGGAGGTGGTACCCATGTCCTTCGCCCTGGTGCTGGGCTGGTGCAGCGTCATGTACTTTGCGCGAGGATTCCAGATGCTGGGCCCCTTCACCATCATGATCCAGAAG ATGATTTTTGGCGATCTGATGAGATTCTGCTGGCTGATGGCCGTGGTCATCCTGGGCTTTGCCTCGG CCTTCTTTATCATCTTCCAGACAGAGGACCCCAATGAGCTGGGCCATTTCTACAGTTACCCCATGGCACTGTTCAGCACCTTTGAGCTGTTCCTCACCATCATCGACGGCCCCGCCAACTACGACGTGGATCTGCCCTTCATGTACAGCATCACCTACGCTGCCTTCGCCATCATCGCTGCTTTGCTCATGCTCAACCTCCTCATCGCTATGATGGGTGACACTCACTGGCGTGTAGCCCACGAGCGGGATGAGCTCTGGAGAGCGCAG gttGTAGCCACcactgtgatgctagagaagaagCTGCCACGTTGCCTGTGGCCTCGCTCGGGGATCTGTGGGCACAAGTTTGGGCTGGGGGACCGCTGGTTCCTGCG ggTGGAAGAGAAACAGGATATCAACCAGCAGCGTGTCCGGCGCTATGCCCAGGCCTTCTGCCACCCAGGCTCGGAGGACGACACGGAAAGACTGTGGCTGGGCGGCCCCTTTGGCACCCACCTGTCGCTTCTTACCCCCTCAGTGTCTCGAAGTACCTCCCGCAGCAGCATCAACTGGGAGAGGCTGCGGCAAGGGACCCTGAAGAGAGAGCTGAGGGGGGTGGTCAACAAGGCTCTGGAGGACGGGGAGGGCTGGGAGTACCAGATCTGA
- the TRPV6 gene encoding transient receptor potential cation channel subfamily V member 6 isoform X3: MGETALHVAALYDNLEAATVLMEAAPELVKEPMTSELYEGQTALHIAVMNRNVNLVKALLAHGASVSARAIGSAFRLTPHNLIYFGEHPLSFAACMGSEEIVRLLIKHGADIRAQDSLGNTVLHILVLQPNKTFACQMYNLLLSYDRRGDHLQSLDLMLNHQGLTPFKLAGVEGNTVMFQNLVQKQKYIQWTCGPLTSTLYDLTEIDSSGEELSLLELIVTSKKREARQILDQTPVKELVTLKWKRYGRPYFCVLAAMYLLYIVCFTMCCVYRPLKPRTDNETDPRDNTIWEQKPLQEAYVTHQDHLRLVGELVSIFGAVIILFIEITDIFRVGLSRVFGQTILGGPFHVLFITYSCMVLVTMVMRLTNTSGEVVPMSFALVLGWCSVMYFARGFQMLGPFTIMIQKMIFGDLMRFCWLMAVVILGFASAFFIIFQTEDPNELGHFYSYPMALFSTFELFLTIIDGPANYDVDLPFMYSITYAAFAIIAALLMLNLLIAMMGDTHWRVAHERDELWRAQVVATTVMLEKKLPRCLWPRSGICGHKFGLGDRWFLRVEEKQDINQQRVRRYAQAFCHPGSEDDTERLWLGGPFGTHLSLLTPSVSRSTSRSSINWERLRQGTLKRELRGVVNKALEDGEGWEYQI, translated from the exons ATGGGGGAGACGGCACTGCACGTGGCCGCCCTCTATGACAACCTGGAGGCTGCCACGGTGCTGATGGAGGCTGCCCCGGAGCTGGTCAAGGAGCCCATGACATCTGAACTGTATGAAG GTCAGACGGCCCTGCACATAGCAGTCATGAACCGGAACGTGAACCTCGTGAAAGCCCTGCTGGCTCATGGGGCCAGCGTCTCTGCGAGGGCTATAGGCTCCGCCTTCCGCCTCACTCCTCACAACCTCATCTACTTTG GGGAGCACCCTCTGTCCTTTGCCGCCTGCATGGGCAGCGAGGAGATTGTGAGGCTGCTCATTAAGCACGGTGCTGACATCCGGGCCCAGGACTCCCTGG GAAACACAGTGTTGCACATCCTCGTCCTCCAGCCCAACAAAACCTTTGCCTGCCAGATGTACAACCTGCTGCTGTCCTACGACAGGCGAGGGGACCACCTGCAGTCCCTGGACCTCATGCTCAATCACCAGGGCCTCACCCCCTTCAAGCTGGCCGGAGTGGAGGGCAACACTGTG ATGTTCCAGAACCTGGTGCAGAAGCAGAAGTACATCCAGTGGACATGTGGACCGCTGACCTCTACTCTCTATGACCTCACGGAAATCGACTCCTCAGGGGAGGAGCTATCCCTGCTGGAACTTATCGTCACCTCCAAGAAGCGGGAG GCTCGCCAGATCCTAGACCAGACGCCAGTGAAGGAGCTGGTGACCCTCAAGTGGAAGAGATATGGGCGGCCGTACTTCTGCGTGCTGGCAGCCATGTACCTGCTGTACATCGTCTGCTTCACCATGTGCTGTGTGTACCGCCCCCTCAAGCCCAGGACTGACAATGAAACTGACCCCCGGGACAACACCATCTGGGAGCAGAAGCCACTTCAG GAGGCCTATGTGACCCACCAGGACCACCTCCGACTGGTGGGGGAGCTGGTGAGCATCTTTGGAGCTGTCATCATCCTGTTCATAGAG ATTACAGACATTTTCCGAGTGGGGCTCAGTCGCGTCTTCGGACAGACCATACTCGGAGGACCATTCCACGTCCTCTT CATCACCTATTCCTGCATGGTGCTGGTGACCATGGTGATGCGGCTCACCAACACCAGCGGGGAGGTGGTACCCATGTCCTTCGCCCTGGTGCTGGGCTGGTGCAGCGTCATGTACTTTGCGCGAGGATTCCAGATGCTGGGCCCCTTCACCATCATGATCCAGAAG ATGATTTTTGGCGATCTGATGAGATTCTGCTGGCTGATGGCCGTGGTCATCCTGGGCTTTGCCTCGG CCTTCTTTATCATCTTCCAGACAGAGGACCCCAATGAGCTGGGCCATTTCTACAGTTACCCCATGGCACTGTTCAGCACCTTTGAGCTGTTCCTCACCATCATCGACGGCCCCGCCAACTACGACGTGGATCTGCCCTTCATGTACAGCATCACCTACGCTGCCTTCGCCATCATCGCTGCTTTGCTCATGCTCAACCTCCTCATCGCTATGATGGGTGACACTCACTGGCGTGTAGCCCACGAGCGGGATGAGCTCTGGAGAGCGCAG gttGTAGCCACcactgtgatgctagagaagaagCTGCCACGTTGCCTGTGGCCTCGCTCGGGGATCTGTGGGCACAAGTTTGGGCTGGGGGACCGCTGGTTCCTGCG ggTGGAAGAGAAACAGGATATCAACCAGCAGCGTGTCCGGCGCTATGCCCAGGCCTTCTGCCACCCAGGCTCGGAGGACGACACGGAAAGACTGTGGCTGGGCGGCCCCTTTGGCACCCACCTGTCGCTTCTTACCCCCTCAGTGTCTCGAAGTACCTCCCGCAGCAGCATCAACTGGGAGAGGCTGCGGCAAGGGACCCTGAAGAGAGAGCTGAGGGGGGTGGTCAACAAGGCTCTGGAGGACGGGGAGGGCTGGGAGTACCAGATCTGA